From Lolium perenne isolate Kyuss_39 chromosome 5, Kyuss_2.0, whole genome shotgun sequence, a single genomic window includes:
- the LOC127299106 gene encoding WD repeat-containing protein 26 homolog, with protein MGGFEDDEPPSKRARPSSVESASLDGLCYSKSVNPLGGTMARPLTSQGKEVMVGSKGVIKKDEFVRIITKALYTLGYEKSGAVLEEESGITLHSPLVNLFRKQVLDGNWDSAVATLNKLGLLDENTVKSAAFLLLEQKFFEHLRNDNLMGAIKTLRSEISPLGVNRRRVHEMSSCIISSPQNVLLAFSKLGTEACNSRLKLLEELQKVLPPTVMVPERRLENIVEQALTVQREACYLHNSIDGLSLYVDHHCGKDQIPSRTLQVLRSHRDEVWFLQFSNNGKYLASASNDKSAIIWKVDEDGELLLKHILTGHEKPVMMVAWSPDDRQLLTCGMEEAIRRWDVESGECIHVYEKPGLGLMSCGWFPDGKQILAGLSDQTLCLWDLDGKEVYCWKGQRSSKTSDLAVAKDGELIISMSRDCTILLFNRDTKQERLIEEEDTITSFSLSEDGDFLLVNLVNEEIHLWNIRNEPSRVRQYTGHKRSRFVIRSCFGGSEQAFIASGSEDSKVYIWHRATGDVIETLSGHSGAVNCVSWNPTNPHMLASASDDHSIRIWGLKKASAKRKDVGSSSSSNGAHMNGSANGNGFVHQCNGSRSK; from the exons ATGGGAGGTTTTGAAGATGATGAACCACCCTCAAAACGCGCAAGACCATCCTCAGTAGAGTCTGCAAGTTTAGACGGTCTCTGTTATTCGAAATCTGTTAACCCTTTGGGAGGTACAATGGCTAGACCTTTGACTTCCCAGGGGAAAGAAGTTATGGTTGGTTCCAAAGGTGTCATTAAGAAGGACGAATTTGTGAGGATAATCACAAAAGCTCTCTATACTCTTGGATATGAAAAAAGTGGAGCTGTCCTCGAGGAAGAATCTGGTATAACATTGCATTCCCCCTTGGTGAATCTTTTCAGAAAGCAGGTGCTTGATGGAAATTGGGACAGTGCAGTAGCTACCTTGAATAAACTTGGCCTTCTGGATGAAAACACTGTCAAGTCTGCTGCATTTTTGTTATTGGAGCAGAAATTTTTTGAACATTTGAGAAATGACAACCTAATGGGTGCCATAAAGACTTTGCGCAGTGAAATATCCCCCCTTGGTGTTAACAGAAGACGAGTTCATGAAATGTCAAGTTGCATAATTTCTTCTCCACAAAACGTCTTGCTTGCGTTTTCGAAGCTTGGAACTGAAGCGTGCAACTCACGTCTTAAGCTCCTAGAGGAATTGCAAAAGGTGCTCCCCCCTACTGTTATGGTTCCCGAGAGGAGGTTAGAGAATATAGTTGAACAGGCACTTACTGTACAACGTGAAGCTTGTTACCTCCATAATTCTATTGATGGCTTGTCGCTTTATGTTGATCATCACTGTGGGAAGGATCAGATACCATCTCGAACACTGCAG GTTTTACGTTCACACCGTGACGAAGTATGGTTTCTTCAATTTTCAAACAATGGGAAATATTTAGCCTCAGCATCAAATGATAAATCTGCAATCATATGGAAG GTCGATGAAGATGGAGAACTATTGCTGAAGCACATATTGACTGGTCATGAGAAACCAGTGATGATGGTTGCCTGGAGCCCTGATGATCGCCAGCTTCTCACATGTGGAATGGAAGAAGCCATCAGACGTTGGGATGTTGAATCTGGCGAATGTATCCATGTTTATGAAAAACCTGGCCTTGGTTTGATGTCATGCGGTTGGTTTCCAGATGGAAAGCAAATATTGGCGGGTTTATCTGATCAAACCCTTTGCTTGTGGGATTTAGATGGTAAAGAAGTATATTGCTGGAAAGGGCAGAGATCATCAAAAACATCTGATCTTGCTGTAGCAAAAGATGGTGAACTTATAATAAGTATGAGTAGAGATTGCACAATTCTTTTATTCAATAGGGACACGAAACAGGAGAGGCTGATTGAAGAGGAAGATACAATCACTTCATTTTCTCTTTCTGAAGATGGTGATTTCTTGCTTGTAAATCTTGTAAACGAGGAGATTCATTTGTGGAACATAAGGAATGAACCCAGTAGAGTTAGACAGTATACTGGCCATAAGCGCAGCCGTTTTGTGATAAGATCGTGCTTTGGTGGTTCAGAGCAGGCTTTCATTGCCAGTGGCAGTGAAGATTCAAAG GTATATATATGGCACAGAGCTACAGGAGATGTTATCGAGACTCTATCTGGCCACTCTGGGGCAGTCAACTGTGTAAGCTGGAACCCTACAAATCCACATATGCTCGCATCTGCGAGTGACGATCACAGTATACGTATATGGGGACTGAAGAAGGCCAGCGCTAAGCGAAAGGACGTtggcagcagcagtagcagcaaCGGAGCCCATATGAATGGCAGCGCCAACGGCAATGGTTTCGTTCACCAGTGCAATGGCAGCCGCAGCAAATGA